In one window of Acidobacteriota bacterium DNA:
- a CDS encoding Spy/CpxP family protein refolding chaperone gives MTKSIRPTMVAATVAVMALAPMSLAFAQPGPGGRWHGRQARVERQAGFARGFGIGVALGRLNLTAQQRDAIRAIREGHKTEFDALRQRMRAAGDAMRTAMSAEVVDENAVRAASAQMGEVRTEQAVLQARIRNEVWNLLTPEQKAQANELKAQARARADQRRQRMDERRQRMEQRRQQQPAQKPVQ, from the coding sequence ATGACGAAGAGCATTCGACCGACGATGGTGGCGGCCACGGTGGCGGTCATGGCCCTCGCGCCCATGAGTCTGGCCTTTGCGCAGCCGGGCCCCGGCGGCCGCTGGCACGGCCGTCAGGCGCGAGTCGAGCGCCAGGCAGGCTTCGCGCGCGGGTTCGGCATCGGCGTGGCCCTCGGCCGCCTGAACCTGACCGCGCAGCAGCGCGACGCCATCCGGGCGATTCGCGAGGGGCACAAGACCGAGTTCGACGCGCTGCGCCAGCGCATGCGGGCCGCGGGCGACGCGATGCGCACGGCGATGAGCGCCGAGGTGGTCGACGAGAACGCGGTGCGGGCGGCAAGCGCGCAGATGGGGGAGGTGCGGACCGAGCAGGCCGTCCTGCAGGCGCGCATCCGCAACGAGGTCTGGAACCTCCTGACACCCGAGCAGAAGGCGCAGGCCAACGAGCTCAAGGCCCAGGCACGGGCGCGAGCCGACCAGCGGCGCCAGCGCATGGACGAACGGCGCCAGCGCATGGAGCAGCGCCGCCAGCAGCAGCCGGCGCAGAAGCCGGTGCAGTAA
- a CDS encoding GNAT family N-acetyltransferase has protein sequence MSRPLFGAKPSVLRCSRCGRFVDWEQARLQLVCSCRPQLELPPVLVRAAEDGDRARVERLLMSDFGHLTIVAFGEVMHAHEEAALVAEMKDDLAGVLAYRLLDGALHVVALATDPLWQRSGVGAHLLAEAELLARAQGRSRLIAATSNDNIPALYFYQRHGFRLTGVARDAFAAHLKAPGAAGFAGIPIHDEVQMEKRLP, from the coding sequence ATGTCCAGACCGTTGTTTGGCGCCAAGCCGAGCGTGCTCCGGTGTTCCCGATGCGGCAGGTTCGTCGACTGGGAGCAGGCGCGTCTGCAGCTGGTGTGCAGCTGCCGGCCGCAGCTCGAACTTCCGCCCGTGCTCGTGCGCGCCGCCGAGGACGGCGATCGCGCCCGCGTCGAGCGGCTGCTCATGTCCGACTTCGGCCACCTCACCATCGTCGCCTTCGGCGAGGTGATGCACGCGCACGAGGAGGCCGCGCTCGTCGCCGAGATGAAGGACGATCTCGCCGGCGTGCTCGCGTACCGCCTCCTCGATGGCGCCCTGCATGTGGTGGCGCTCGCCACCGACCCGCTGTGGCAGCGCTCCGGCGTGGGCGCGCACCTGCTCGCCGAGGCGGAGCTGCTCGCGCGCGCGCAGGGCCGGTCGCGCCTCATCGCCGCGACGAGCAACGACAACATCCCCGCGCTCTACTTCTATCAGCGGCACGGGTTCCGGCTGACGGGCGTCGCGCGGGACGCGTTTGCGGCGCACCTGAAGGCGCCCGGCGCCGCCGGCTTCGCCGGCATCCCCATCCACGACGAAGTGCAGATGGAGAAGCGGCTGCCGTAG
- a CDS encoding BON domain-containing protein, with translation MRNLMMAAVAAVMLSAGPVFAQSDRTNGQIFRAVSDTVLRYTSYTIFDDVRASVVDGTVTLEGKVTMPFKKKDIEKRVSRIEGVEAVNNRIDVLPVSSYDDELRYRVARAIYGNPSFWNYASMVNPPIHIVVERGRVRLTGVVQSEVDRMLARSLATTFGALSVTNELRTDAEARAELETLN, from the coding sequence ATGAGGAACCTGATGATGGCGGCCGTCGCCGCCGTGATGTTGTCGGCAGGGCCCGTCTTCGCGCAGAGCGATCGGACCAACGGGCAGATCTTCCGCGCCGTCTCCGACACGGTGCTGCGCTACACCAGCTACACCATCTTCGACGATGTCCGTGCGTCGGTCGTCGACGGCACGGTCACGCTCGAAGGCAAAGTGACCATGCCCTTCAAGAAGAAGGACATCGAGAAGCGCGTCAGCCGCATCGAGGGCGTGGAGGCAGTGAACAACCGCATCGACGTGCTGCCGGTCTCGAGCTACGACGACGAGCTGCGCTACCGTGTCGCGCGCGCCATCTACGGCAACCCGAGCTTCTGGAACTACGCCTCGATGGTGAATCCGCCCATCCACATCGTCGTCGAACGCGGGCGGGTGCGGCTCACCGGAGTGGTGCAGAGCGAGGTCGACAGGATGCTCGCCCGTTCGCTCGCGACGACCTTCGGGGCGCTCTCGGTGACCAACGAGCTGCGCACCGACGCCGAGGCGAGGGCGGAACTCGAGACCCTCAACTGA